The Agarilytica rhodophyticola genome has a window encoding:
- a CDS encoding 2-dehydro-3-deoxygalactonokinase, with translation MIIPKRVLAIDWGSSKFRAFLLDENYRVLESIETYEGVLHSQQTPRDIFYKHCQPWLSEYPDLIVLMSGSVGGNLGWINTHYIPCPLTIDDLVHQAVDVETPFNTTIKIIPGVSGKSPSGIHDVMRGEEVQIFGALSLINKSGGLVCLPGTHCKWVNTSANRIIDLTSFMSGELYQIACEKSSISNIINHSEFDQHSFLEGISTVDKQGGFLHHLFSARANSLVGSNQYKSVSSYVSGVIIGSEIKAALKIFDNFSHLILVCNKSLAVNYLCAFEHYGISAQNITSEEAFVAGVSAINPLKSFGYSNAS, from the coding sequence TTGATCATACCTAAACGAGTACTAGCGATTGATTGGGGCTCCAGTAAGTTCCGTGCATTTTTGCTGGATGAAAATTATCGCGTTCTTGAAAGTATAGAAACTTACGAAGGCGTCTTACATTCGCAACAAACACCGCGAGATATATTCTATAAACACTGCCAACCATGGCTGTCAGAATATCCTGATTTAATTGTTTTAATGTCTGGTTCGGTGGGCGGTAATTTGGGCTGGATCAACACCCACTATATACCCTGCCCCTTGACTATTGATGACCTAGTTCATCAAGCGGTTGATGTTGAAACCCCCTTTAATACTACAATTAAAATTATCCCAGGCGTATCGGGAAAAAGTCCTTCAGGTATACACGATGTTATGCGAGGCGAAGAGGTACAAATTTTTGGTGCACTGAGCCTCATCAATAAAAGTGGTGGACTCGTGTGTTTACCTGGAACTCACTGCAAGTGGGTTAATACAAGCGCAAATCGTATTATTGATTTGACATCGTTTATGAGTGGCGAGCTTTATCAAATAGCCTGTGAAAAAAGCTCGATCAGCAATATTATTAATCACAGCGAGTTTGATCAACATTCATTTCTTGAAGGGATATCAACCGTAGATAAGCAAGGAGGATTTTTACACCACTTGTTCTCTGCTAGGGCAAATTCGCTGGTAGGGAGCAACCAATATAAATCTGTTTCCTCATACGTTTCTGGTGTAATTATTGGCAGTGAAATTAAGGCAGCTCTTAAAATATTTGACAATTTTTCTCATTTGATTTTAGTGTGTAACAAAAGCTTGGCTGTAAATTATTTATGCGCTTTTGAGCACTATGGCATTAGCGCACAGAATATTACCAGCGAAGAAGCTTTTGTCGCCGGAGTATCGGCTATCAATCCACTGAAAAGTTTCGGTTATTCCAATGCAAGCTAA
- a CDS encoding SDR family NAD(P)-dependent oxidoreductase, protein MISQYTDLKNTVVFITGGGSGIGAALVRAFASQGAKVAFVSIQKEHCVQIEEINPQQEPLFIQCDIRDISALKKAIREVEDTLGDVDVLINNAADDKRHSIENYSVDDWDNSLNTNLRPHFFSAQAVLSGMKKKKKGSIINLGSNSALLGLPDYPSYVAAKAGIIGLTKALAREIGRHNIRVNALIPGWVMTDKQKRDWATPEAIKECLRSQSLKTLITETDIAHAALFLASDASSMMTGQSLIVDGGRV, encoded by the coding sequence ATGATCTCTCAATATACGGATCTTAAAAATACAGTAGTTTTTATTACTGGTGGTGGCTCAGGCATTGGTGCAGCTCTGGTCAGGGCTTTTGCATCTCAAGGTGCGAAAGTTGCCTTTGTTTCAATACAAAAAGAGCATTGTGTTCAGATTGAAGAAATAAACCCGCAGCAAGAGCCGCTCTTTATTCAGTGTGACATCCGGGATATATCAGCGCTCAAAAAGGCCATTAGAGAAGTAGAAGATACTTTGGGTGACGTTGACGTACTTATTAACAATGCCGCTGATGATAAACGCCATAGCATAGAAAATTACAGCGTCGATGATTGGGATAATTCATTAAATACCAATTTAAGGCCACACTTTTTTAGCGCGCAGGCGGTATTATCAGGAATGAAAAAGAAGAAGAAAGGTAGCATCATTAACCTGGGCTCAAATTCCGCCCTTCTCGGTCTACCTGATTACCCTTCCTATGTCGCTGCCAAAGCGGGCATTATCGGCCTTACCAAAGCTTTAGCCCGCGAAATTGGTAGGCACAATATTCGAGTCAACGCATTAATTCCAGGTTGGGTCATGACAGACAAACAGAAAAGAGACTGGGCAACGCCTGAAGCGATAAAAGAATGCCTTCGTAGCCAGAGCCTTAAGACATTAATTACGGAAACAGATATCGCCCACGCAGCACTATTTCTAGCCTCTGACGCGTCATCAATGATGACAGGACAGTCTTTAATTGTTGATGGTGGACGCGTTTGA